A portion of the Candidatus Methylomirabilota bacterium genome contains these proteins:
- a CDS encoding type II toxin-antitoxin system HicB family antitoxin, with product MVHRIVFRTEFFKEGDLYVGLAPELDVSSFGETLEEAKRSIQSAVEAFVDECEAMGTLREVLEEAGFSQKGDMWLPRQPLATELLSIS from the coding sequence ATGGTACACCGTATTGTGTTCCGCACGGAGTTCTTCAAGGAAGGGGATCTCTATGTTGGTCTTGCTCCAGAGCTAGATGTTTCTAGTTTTGGAGAAACCCTGGAAGAAGCAAAGCGATCCATTCAGTCAGCGGTGGAAGCCTTCGTCGATGAGTGCGAGGCAATGGGGACACTGAGGGAAGTCCTTGAAGAGGCAGGATTTAGTCAGAAGGGGGATATGTGGCTTCCCCGCCAACCCCTTGCCACTGAATTGCTCAGCATAAGCTAA
- a CDS encoding type II toxin-antitoxin system HicA family toxin has product MSAQRIVPIPSQLLVRVFELEGFRIKRQKGDHLILTKSGVKRPVVIKTSPREVPVTHILTNLRTAGISRERYFELLDQVQ; this is encoded by the coding sequence GTGTCGGCTCAACGGATCGTCCCGATTCCTTCCCAGCTCCTGGTGAGGGTTTTTGAGTTGGAAGGGTTTCGCATCAAGCGACAAAAGGGAGATCACTTGATCTTGACAAAGTCTGGAGTGAAGCGACCGGTAGTGATCAAGACCAGTCCACGGGAGGTCCCGGTGACCCATATTCTGACGAATCTGCGGACAGCGGGGATCAGTCGCGAACGGTATTTCGAGTTACTTGATCAGGTACAATGA